The genomic interval gccctttgtgtgtgtgttctccaTATGCCACTGTTTGGCTCTTTGGAGGTCTTTCCCAACCTGGCCAGGTGGTCACCCCATAGGCTATGTTTCCAAGTTATTAGGCCCACAGTCAGTAATCAGCCATCCCTCTCTTCCCTGTCCTTGATTTTCCCTATCCTTCAGGTGTTGTGGGAGTCGACAGGCCGCACCTACTGGGTACACTGGCACATGCTGGAGATCCTGGGCTTTGAGGAAGACATTGAGGATGCGGTTGAGGCTGATGAGTACCAGGGGGCAGTGGTCAGTGGAGCTCTGGGCAGAGGTGAGCTCCAAGAGGAAGCAGGGCTCAGCCCTGAGCAGCGGAGCAGTGGCTTGGCTGGACAGTGACATGGCTGTGTGATGGCCCATTTCCACAGCCTTGCCCTCCTGGCGCTGGAAGCCCATGACTGAGCTCTATGCTGTGCCTTATGTGCTGCCTGaggatgaggacactgaggagaGTGAACACCTGACCCAAGCCGAGTGGTGGGAGCTCCTCTTTTTCATCAAGAAGTTGGATGGACCTGACCGTCAGGGGGTTCTCCAGCTCCTACAGGAGAACCTGGATGGGGAGGTAGGCACTCAGGGGCTAGAGGACACTGCTGTTGGGGCTGAATTGTAATAAGTATTTGGAAGGCTCCAGATGGGAAGTGAAGGTCAGATAGCATAAGGGGTCACCGGAGGGTTCTAGAATGTTCGGCAGTGCCCATGATGGTGGGCTGTTTGGGAGGAGTCACCCATGAGAAGTTGAAAGTGGAGGATGTGTGTGTAGGGAGATCCCCACCCTCATAGTCTGCCCCGTAGGGCTGCCTGCAGTAAGTTTCTCCTTGACAGCACATTTTGGACGAGGAGATCCTGGCTGAGCTGACTGTGCCCATTGAGCTGGTCCAGGATCTGCTATTGACTCTGCCACAGCAACTTGATGACAGTGCCCTCAGGGACCTGCTCAACTGCCATGTCTACAGAAAGTATGGGCCCGAGGCCCTGGCAGGGCAGCCAGCTCATCCAACCCTTCTAGAAGCCCAGCAAGATGTGCTCCTGCCGAGAGCCCAGGGCCAGCCCCAGGAATCAGAAGATGCAGCCAGAGTGGAAGGTGGGTGCCAGGCAGATGGCAGCTGAGCAGACCTGCCTGTGGGAGGGCATTCACGCTACTGACTATTGTGCCATCTCATCTGGAAGAGATGGCACCTTAGCAAGAATCTGAAACTTAAGAGGGTAAAGTAGGAAAGTTGGGCTCAGTGCTGATCCCTGtagtccagctactcaggaaactgaggcaagaggtctcttgagcccagaagttccaTATGGGCAACATCGGAAACTCcagctcaaaaaaacaaaacaagctggcAGAGAGTAACTCAAAccataaagcacctgcctaccaagtgtgaggccctgagttcaaatcccagtgccaccaaaggaaaaaaaaaacacacaaaaaaaaagaaagaatagtgaTGTAAGGTTAGAAAACAGTAACAGATTTATGAagcctttaaaaaatttgaaCAGGTAGAGAAAAGcaagttattttatatatatacactcatacactcatacatatatatatatatatatatatatatatatatatatgttttttttttttttcttgagacagtgtttcaatatgtagcccaggtcctcctgcctccacctcttaaATGGTGGAATTTGAATTTGAGGATTTTAGGCATGTGCTACCGTACctgtatgcttttttctttttccttcagtactgggctttgaactcagtcctcctgcttgctaggcaggcactctgccacttgagccatgcccccatcccttttccctttagttatttttcaggtagagtctcaagTATTTTCCCTAGGCTGACCTGGGTCATGTTCACACTATTCAAAACTCTCTtgggtagctggaatgacaggcatgcttcaccacacccagcttttttgttgagatgggggactCATTGACCAGGTTGGCCTCCATCCACAGtcatcctcatctctgcctcctggatagctgggattacaaacatgaaccATATGCTTGGCCCTATTGTATGCGCTGCTGTTTGCAGACAGAAAGCTActttgtcattttaagattataaAGTCATGGTCTGGCACAGATCTCACCCCTGTAAATCCTAGGTACCtcgatacttgggaggctgagcaggaggattgctggttgaggccagcccaggcaaatagttcttgagacccccatctccaagatagccagagcaaaattgactggaggtgtggctcaagccatggaacatctactttgcaagtgtgaagccctgagttcaaaccccagtcccaccaaagaaacaaataacatcaTGGAGCTATCTTCTAAGTATAGTAAGAGATGTTCTGAGCTCTTCAAAACTAACTttgaggaagacaggaaaaatcAGAGGCCAGGGATTTAGtcctaacaccaaaaaaaaaaaaaaaaaaaaacagctggaggcaaaagctggagacatggctcaagcgatagagcacctgactagcaagcacgaGTTTAAAACCTTggtactacaaaaataaacaagtataaaagaaaacatcaaaatcatttttaggagaaactagaaaaaagatgaatcttttttctgaggctttgcACCACTAACATGGCCAATTCTTGCCATGCCTCTCTTCCTGTAGCAAAAGAACCCCCCTCTCAGAGCCCCAGTGCTGCCCTGAAGTCTCTGGTGGAGGGTTTGGGTCCTGCTGGGAAACTCCTTGTAGATTTGGAGCAAGCCCTTGGCTCTGGCTCAGAGGGGCCCCTGGAGAGCCAGGTCAAGTCCTGCCTGCTGCAGCTCCAGCGGCAGCCCCAGCCTTTCCTCGAATTGATGCAGAGCCTTGACACTCCAGCCACCAATAAGACCCTGCACCTGACTGTGCTGAGGTGAGGAGCTGGTGAGGGTTGGGGCAAAGGGAACCTCAGGCCAGCTGCACatctttctcccttcctgcccTTGCCCCACAGAATTCTGATGAAGCTGGTAGACTTCCCCGAGGCGCTGCTGCTCCCCTGGCACGAGGCCATGGATGCCTGCATGGCCTGCCTGCGGTCCCCCAACACTGACCGAGAGGTATCCCTACCCTTCTCCGAGAGACACTGGGAGGGATAGGACACAAGGCAGTCACTAGTGAGGCAAATATCCTGGGCAAGGCTTGAAGTGCACGACATAGCCTTTATACTCTTGATttaagttttgcttttaaaattgaattttatttttttaaataggtaacACATTCACACAGCtcacaaatcaaaacaatattaaCAAGGTATACATTGAGAATTCATGCTCTTGTCTGATTTAGTGCTCTGTCagtgcccccccacccccgctaTTGTTAACCACTTATATTAATTTTTGTGTTCCTCCTGTGTTTCCTTATGCAAATATAAACAAGAGCTCCAGAGGCTCCTTTTTCTGACTGGGCCTTTAGGAATGAAGGCTGCACATACCAGAATTCCCTGCAAGAGTTACAGGAGGTCCTGGGCACAGAAGGTTCTAGAAAAGGACAGAGAACTAGGGTCATGGTGGCAGTGGGGACCAATAGTCCACACCTCTGGCTGTTACACAGCTTTTAGTTTTTGAGGTGGGCTCACCAAGGGTCCACTCACAAATCCAGTCCCTCTTGCTCCCCTCCCAACCCTCCAGGTACCCACATTGGGGGCCTGAATGAGCAATCCGAGTCACTCTCTGCACCTTTTGCCAACATGCTCTGTAGCCAAGAACCCTAGGGCGGCAGAAGGTcctttggctcttcctttttGGCTTCTGTTTGGTTCTCTAACTTCACCTCTTGTGTGTCCCCTATCCCTTTCCTTTTACTTCCTCACTCTGTGTCGCTTACTGCAGCACCCCAGCACCCAGCATATGGTGGGTATATTACCACTGTGGGTGGCCTTGTGGTCCGTGCCTGTCCCGTTTTCACCACCTCCTTGACACCCCCTCCCAGGTGCTCCAAGAACTGATCTTCTTCCTGCACCGCCTGACCTCAGTGAGCAGGGACTATGCTGTGGTGCTCAATCAGCTGGGAGCCCGAGATGCCATCTCCAAGGCCCTGGAAAAGCACCTGGGAAAGCTGGAGCTGGCTCAGGAGCTGAGGGACATGGTGTTCAAGTGTGAGAAGCATGCCCACCTCTACAGGAAGCTCACCACCAACATCCTGGGCGGCTGCATCCAGGTCAGGAGGAAGGGCAGGGCACAGCTTGTGGGTTCAGAGCTGCAAAAGAATATGGAACCCGAACAGTGGCAGGGAAGGGGATGTATTTCTGCAGCTGGGTACAGCAGGTGACTAGTGAGCCTGGGGCATTtgttccccaccctctccctcttcccccgaCTGTTTGACTGTCTTCTATGTACGTTTTGTGTCCCTCCCCAAATTTCCTCTCTCTGATGTTCGGCTGCAGATGGTGCTGGGCCAGATCGAAGACCACAGACGAACCCACCGGCCCATCAATATCCCCTTCTTTGATGTCCTCCTCAGATACCTGTGCCAGGGTTCGTTCCCACCTCCACCTGCTCAATGTGCCGGTGCCTGCATCTTCTTCTACACCTAGCAGGCATCAGCCTTACCCTCTCCACGTGCCCCCAGGCTCCAGCGTGGAAGTGAAGGAGGACAAGTGCTGGCAGAAGGTGGAGGTGTCTTCCAACCCGCACCGGGCCTGCAGACTGACGGACCGCAATCCCAAGACCTACTGGGAGTCCAAGGGTAGTGCAGGCTGTCACTCCATCACCCTGCACATGCGCCAGGGTGTCCACATCAGGTAACCTTCTCCCTTGCATGTGCCTAGCCACACACCTGTGCTTGCTCACGACCTCTCTGTGTTCGTCTTGGGGAAGCACCACGCTCCAAATTTGGCCAAAGAGTCCCCTCGGCTCTGTGTGCATGGACATGGCAGGTTCCAGTTCCCACTagctcctcctccccactccaggCAGCTGACTCTGCTGGTGGCCGGGGAGGACTCAAGCTACATGCCGGCTCGGGTGGTGGTGTGCGGGGGCGACAGCACCAGCTCTCTTAACACAGAACTCAACTCGGTAGGGGCCCCTGTGCAGGATCTGCCCTTCTGCTTGACCCTAAACTCCTACCCTCCTACCTGTCTGGAGCCCTCAGAGAGAGTAGAGTCCTTTATCCCTGTGCTGTGTGATGGAATCAGCCCCATAGCAGTAGGGGTGGCATTAAGTCCCCTTTGTCAGGAACCCTATGTCCCGGGGTAGAGAAGGGAAGGACATGGTAAGGGGTTTAGAGCTGAAGTGGGTGCTCTCAAAACTTCCATGCACACATGTGGAGGTGACTGTCCCCTCTGCGCCTCACCAGGTAAATGTGATGCCTTGTGCCAGCCGGGTGACACTCCTGGAGAACCTGACTCGCTTCTGGCCCATCATCCAGATCCGCATAAAACGCTGCCAGCAGGTGGGGCTACGGTTGTGGTGTGGCTCCTGGGTATGGGTGTCTAAGCCctggcacctttttttttttttttttggtgctggggatcaaacccggggccttgtgcctgctacgCAAGTGCTGTGttactgagccacactccagccctaaGTCCCGACACTTTTGCAGACCTTGAATTTGGGTCTCGGGCAGCTCCAGGCTTGAGAGCATAACCAACCTCAATCTGTCCTGAAGAGGGTGCGCCTATGGTCATTGCAGGGTGGCATTGACACTCGAATTCGGGGGCTGGAAGTCTTGGGTCCCAAGCCCACTTTCTGGCCAGTGTTCCGGGAGCAACTGTGTCGTCACACACGCCTCTTCTACATGGTTCGGGCGCAGGCCTGGAGCCAGGACATAGCAGAAGACCGTAGGAGTCTCCTGCACCTGAGCTCTAGGTATGTGAGAACCCCTGTGAGCCCGTCTATGTGACACCAGGTTATCACAGATGGCTAGTGGACGGGGTTCTCGGGAGTATGTGAGGTGGGGTTTTAATCTGCctagggagggaaagaaaaaaataaaagagattcccCATGTGCTGTCCTGGGAATGGTGACTCAGGGCACTTCTGAAATACTGAGTGGGGCTCTGGGCTAGGTGCTGGGGATGAGCCGGCTGGGTGGGCACTGAGCACCTCAGTCCATGAGCCCTGACACTGTCCTGCAttctcctccatcctcctccccaGGCTCAATGGGGCTCTGCGTCAGGAGCAGAATTTTGCTGATCGTTTCCTCCCTGACGACGAGGCTGCCCAAGCACTGGGCAAGACCTGCTGGGAGGCCCTGGTCAGCCCCCTCGTGCAGAACATCACCTGTCCCGGTAACCATCCACCCTGGCCATGCTAACCTGCTCCTCGTCATTATTCCCAGTTAATTGACATTAACTACCTGAGTCAATGTTTTCGGTTCTCTTAGACCCTGTGTTTGTCGCCCTAGTCTCCAGTTCTCCCAGCCAGGGACCAGCCTAGGGCTGCCCCCTCTCCCCATGTCATTCTGTCCAGTTGTTCTTCATCTACACCTCCATCCAGCCTAGTCTCTACCCCTTCCCTAGAGAAGAGTCATGCcttaatttacttttttcaacCTCCAGATGAGGACGGCACCAGCCCTCTGGGCTGGCTGCTGGACCAGTACCTGGAGTGTCGGGAGGCTGCTCAGAACCCCCAGAGTCGTGCGGCAGCTTTCTCCTCACGGGTGCGCCGCCTCACCCACCTGCTGGTGCACGTGGAGCCCTGTGAGGCAGCCCCTCCGGTGGTGGCCACCCCTCAGCCCAGTGAGTATTGGGGGTCCCAGAAGAAATCTGGTTAGGAGTGTTTCCCTGGGCCCCTGCTCACACATAAGCTTCCGTCCCTCCTCACCCTTCCCTCCCCACGTACCCACCGTGTCCATCTTCTAGTTTGTGTCGCCCCACAAAGGTGggagaggtaagggagggggatgACAAAGGCCTTGTCCCGCCCCCCCTCCCATTTGCTGAGAGGCTGCCCCTCTTCCTCTGctactttctttctctccacAGACGGCAGAACCAGAAGCCATGACTGGAGGTCCTTGTCCATCCGGGGACTTCCAAGCAGTATCATGAGAAACCTGACCCGCTGTTGGCAGGCCGTGGTGGAGGAGCAGGTGGGCAGGAGCAGGTGTGGGGTTGAGGGGTCACCGTGATGGTGGCATATTGGGTGGCACTTCGTgctcctgcctcttccttccaGGTGAATAACTTTCTGACCTCCTCCTGGCGGGATGACGACTTTGTGCCCCGCTACTGCGAGCAATTTTATAACCTGCAGAAGTCAAGTTCTGAGCTGTTTGGGCCAAGGGCAGCCTTCTTACAGGCGCTGCAGAATGGCTGTGCTGGTGCCTTGCTGAAGCTCCCTTTTCTCAGAGCTGCTCATGTAAGCTCCTGTCCATACCTCACCTGGGCTTCTCCCCACAGAGTatcccttccctgcctccccaAAATGGCTCACGTCTATTCATGTGTCAGtgacacatgtatttctatatAACCATGTTATTATTGAAAATTAGAAAAGTAGGGGAAAAAATCGTGACTGTAGCATGCCGTCCTAATATATCTGCATATAATACATATTCGTCTATTGATACATAATATGTCAACTTTATTGCtctctcctggttttgttttgttttattttatagtagtgggatttgaactcagagcctcacacttgctaggcaggtgctctatcactagagccactccaagcccttttttgtgttgggtattttcaagatcaatcttgtgaactgtttgcccgggcttgcttcaaactgagatcctcctgatctctgcctcctgagtagctaagcttGCAGGCGTGAAACACCCGTGCctggctctgttttcttttttaaaaaaatggtttaaGGCCAGGTGCAAgtgactcacgtctgtaatcctggctatttgggaggaagagatcaggaagctAACCCAGACGAAAAGTTCCAGAGCTGGGCGTAGTGGCACACacatgtcatcctagctatgccagaaagcgtaaataggaggatggaagCCATCCCCTGGTGGCTCCCACTCACCACTCACCTACTCCACTGGCTCACTcgctcatggttttctttttttgtttttttttgagacagggtcctacCCTGTAGCCCGggctgaactcacaatcctcctgtctcaggctcttgagtattgggattacaggtgtacacttcTACACCTAGTCCTGGTTTTCCTGTGCTTTCCAAACACTCAGGTGAGTGAGCAGTTTGCTCGGCACATTGACCAGCGGATCCAGGGCAGCCGGATCGGGGGAGCTCGAGGAATGGAGATGCTGGCACAATTGCAACGCTGCCTGGAAACTGTCCTAAATTTCTCTGGTCTGGAGATAGCTACCACCTTTGAGCATTACTACCAGTGAGTGTGGACATAGGGAGTTAGATGGGGGGGCAGTAAGCTGGCAGAGGGGCAGGGACAGTTCACAAAGCCTGGGAGTCTGGGATACAGTCAGGCAGGAGCCTTGGGGTAGGAGGCTGGGCCTTGCTAGCACTCAAACTTATCTTCCTGGGCTGTGTGTTGCAGGCACTACATGGCAGACCGTCTCCTGAGCTTGGGCTCCAGCTGGCTGGAGGGGGCCGTGCTGGAGCAGATCGGCCTCTGTTTCCCCAACCGCCTCCCCCAGCTCATGTTGCAGAGCCTCAGCACCTCAGAGGAGCTGCAGCGCCAGTTCCATGTCTATCAGCTCCAGCAGCTCGACCAGGAACTGCTGAAGCTGgaggacacagagaagaaaattcaGGTGGGCACCAGGGAAGGGATGAGCAAgtgggaaggcaggaaggaagagagcATGGAGCAGGCTGGGCATTTGAGAACCCTGTGCCCCTTCAGGTGGACCATGAGGCCAGTGGCAAGGAGCATAAGAGTGAGAAGGAAGAGGATGCTGGAGCAACAGCAGCCATGGCCAtggcagagggagaggaagaagaggagaatgaGGACCTCTACTATGAAGGGGCAATGCCAGAAGTATCTGTGCTCGTCCTGTCCCCACGCTACTGGCCTGTGGCCTCCATCTGCCACACACTGAACCCCAGAACCTGCCTGCCTTCCTACCTGAGGGGCACTTTGAATCGATATTCCAAGTTCTACAACAAGAGTGAGCAGCCAGGCAGGACTGGGGAAAGGATGGGCTATTGGAAAAGGACCTGGAATTGGGATAGGCTGGGTTGGGAGCCTAGATGGGTAAAATGATGGTCTTGAGGGATAAGACTCCCGTAGGCAATGGGAAAAGGAGGCAGAtatgaggagaaagggaggaatttGGGCTttggctggggggtgggggttcTATCAGATTCCAGACCTCAGGGATCTCTGTGGGTGGtgagggagatggaggcaggaggcacCTGAGGCCACCAGAAAGGGCTTCCCCTTGGAGTGGGTGTGTGGTTCCTTCCCAGTCAGTCCTAAACAGTCGACTGGGGACTAATCCCTAGGCTGGACAGCAACAGAGCACACTCAGCCCCTGCCCTCAAGTGCTCCCAGACTTGTGGGGAGACAAGTTTCCTTGCAGTAAGCCAGTTTGATGAGAGCCTCAGTCCTTCCTCACTTCATGGTTTTGTCTGCCTAAAACAAATGGGCACTGATTGGAGCCTGCCTGCACAGGAGTAGGCAGAATGGCTCCCCCAGGCCCAGACAGGCCCAGAGAAGGCCAAGATGATCTGCATCTCAGATGAGGAGTCACCAGTGTGTGTAAATGCAGAAGCCATGCATCCGCTCTGCAGACATCAGCAGGGCAAAGCTTGGCCAATGGCACATGCTCCATCCTTTCTCCTACCCTTTGTCTCCCATCCCTTTCCCGGCACTTCTCCAGGTCAGAGCCACCCTGCCGTAACGCAAGACCTGCAGAAGGGACTGCAGTGGACATGGCTGGGCCGGGCTGAGCTGCAGTTTGGGGACCAGACCCTGCATGTGTCCACAGTGCAGATGTGGCTGCTGCTATATCTCAATGACCTGAAGGTGGCCCAGCCCCTCTGCCTTTCCACTCTCACCCACTTTTTCCCTCCTCTTTGCTTCTCTGTTCCCTCCCTTCAATCCCAGGGAAGGCCCTGAATGCTGCGTGTTCTCTTTTCTTAAGGTGTTGTCTGTTGAGAGCCTTCGGGAGCTCTCAGGGCTTCCTCTGGACATGCTGAATCAAGCAATTGGGCCTCTCACCTCTTCAAGAGGCCCTTTGGATCTCCAGGAGCAGAAGGATGTAccaggaggtgtgtgtgtgttcatgagcAGTGGGCCATCTGCTCTACACTAGCATTAGGCTCCTTGTGGGCTCCCCAGTGTCCAAGTGACCAGTGTTTATTTCAGGGGTGCTGAAGATTCGAGATTGCAGCGAGGAACCCAGGCCAAGGAGGGGCAACGTGTGGCTCGTCCCACCTCAGACATACCTGAAAGCTGAGGGTGAAGAGGGCCGGAACTTGGAGAAGAGACGGAACCTTCTGAACTGCCTCGTTGTCCGAATCCTCAAGGCCCATGGGGATGAGGGCCTGCACATTGACCAGCTTGTCTGTCTGGTAAGCAGTGGTGGGcactggtggggggaggggagggggcagccCATGGGAGGCAGTGGGTTTGCCCTGCAGCCAGTCAGTATGTGAACAGTGAAATCTGGATGCATTTAATGTACTTGGAGTATGTAGTTGGAGTGGAAGCTGGACAGGGGTAGGCTCAGTGTCCCTGACCTTTTTACCCTTTGGTTTCTGGTACCAGGTGCTGGAGGCTTGGCAGAAGGGCCCGTGTCCTCCCAGGGGTTTAGTCAGCAGCCTTGGCATGGGGGCTGCATGCTGCAGCACTGACGTCCTCTCCTGCATCCTGCACCTCCTGGGCAAAGGCACACTGAGACGCCATAATGACCGGCCCCAAATGCTGTCCTATGCAGTCCCTGTGACCGTGATGGAGCCCCACACTGAGTCCTTGAACCCAGGCTCCTCAGGGCCCAACCCACCCCTCACCTTCCACACCCTGCAGATTCGCTCCCGGGGTGTGCCCTATGCCTCCTGCACTGGCACCCAGAGTTTCTCCACCTTCCGATAGTTCTGGAAATGGGATCCGGGGTAGCTGAGGTTAGGGCTTTCTACAGAAATAAAATGCAGGGGTTTGGTTAATGACCTGTGTTTAATGGCTGCtagagatgggggtggggaagcagAGGAGGAGGTGGCTTTTCTGGCTGTGGGGGAAGGAACCTTCTGGCACTGAGGCTGTATCCTGACATGCCAGGACTCTTGTCAGGGGGAGGAAGATGGACTGGGGAGCAAGGGAGGGGGGTCAAGTATATCTCAGTACTCC from Castor canadensis chromosome 8, mCasCan1.hap1v2, whole genome shotgun sequence carries:
- the Cul7 gene encoding cullin-7 isoform X1 codes for the protein MVGELRYREFRVPLGPGLHAYPEELIRQRVGHDGHPEYQIRWLILKRGDDGEGGSGQVDCKAEHILLWMSDDEIYANCHKMLGEDGQVIGPSQESAAEAGALDKAVLGEMETEVKSLIQRALRQLEECMGTVPPAPLLHTVHVLSAYASIEPLTGVFKDPRVLDLLMHMLSSPDYQIRWSAGRMIQALSSHDAGEGQLGEEGRAGEGLGRLRDSQDTVAGASDLISTRTQILLSLSQQEAIEKHLDFDSRCALLALFAQATLSEHPMSFEGIQLPQVPGRLLFSLVKRYLHVTSLLDQLNDSAGEPGAQNNSAPEELSVERGRLELEFSMTMGTLISELVQAMRWDWASTRPGSSARSPCSIFQPQPADSSPRLPPSQPQRSFKRSRRFRPRTEFASGNTYALYVRDMLQPGMRVRMLDDYEEISRGDEGEFRQSNSGVPPVQVLWESTGRTYWVHWHMLEILGFEEDIEDAVEADEYQGAVVSGALGRALPSWRWKPMTELYAVPYVLPEDEDTEESEHLTQAEWWELLFFIKKLDGPDRQGVLQLLQENLDGEHILDEEILAELTVPIELVQDLLLTLPQQLDDSALRDLLNCHVYRKYGPEALAGQPAHPTLLEAQQDVLLPRAQGQPQESEDAARVEAKEPPSQSPSAALKSLVEGLGPAGKLLVDLEQALGSGSEGPLESQVKSCLLQLQRQPQPFLELMQSLDTPATNKTLHLTVLRILMKLVDFPEALLLPWHEAMDACMACLRSPNTDREVLQELIFFLHRLTSVSRDYAVVLNQLGARDAISKALEKHLGKLELAQELRDMVFKCEKHAHLYRKLTTNILGGCIQMVLGQIEDHRRTHRPINIPFFDVLLRYLCQGSSVEVKEDKCWQKVEVSSNPHRACRLTDRNPKTYWESKGSAGCHSITLHMRQGVHIRQLTLLVAGEDSSYMPARVVVCGGDSTSSLNTELNSVNVMPCASRVTLLENLTRFWPIIQIRIKRCQQGGIDTRIRGLEVLGPKPTFWPVFREQLCRHTRLFYMVRAQAWSQDIAEDRRSLLHLSSRLNGALRQEQNFADRFLPDDEAAQALGKTCWEALVSPLVQNITCPDEDGTSPLGWLLDQYLECREAAQNPQSRAAAFSSRVRRLTHLLVHVEPCEAAPPVVATPQPNGRTRSHDWRSLSIRGLPSSIMRNLTRCWQAVVEEQVNNFLTSSWRDDDFVPRYCEQFYNLQKSSSELFGPRAAFLQALQNGCAGALLKLPFLRAAHVSEQFARHIDQRIQGSRIGGARGMEMLAQLQRCLETVLNFSGLEIATTFEHYYQHYMADRLLSLGSSWLEGAVLEQIGLCFPNRLPQLMLQSLSTSEELQRQFHVYQLQQLDQELLKLEDTEKKIQVDHEASGKEHKSEKEEDAGATAAMAMAEGEEEEENEDLYYEGAMPEVSVLVLSPRYWPVASICHTLNPRTCLPSYLRGTLNRYSKFYNKSQSHPAVTQDLQKGLQWTWLGRAELQFGDQTLHVSTVQMWLLLYLNDLKVLSVESLRELSGLPLDMLNQAIGPLTSSRGPLDLQEQKDVPGGVLKIRDCSEEPRPRRGNVWLVPPQTYLKAEGEEGRNLEKRRNLLNCLVVRILKAHGDEGLHIDQLVCLVLEAWQKGPCPPRGLVSSLGMGAACCSTDVLSCILHLLGKGTLRRHNDRPQMLSYAVPVTVMEPHTESLNPGSSGPNPPLTFHTLQIRSRGVPYASCTGTQSFSTFR
- the Cul7 gene encoding cullin-7 isoform X2, with product MVGELRYREFRVPLGPGLHAYPEELIRQRVGHDGHPEYQIRWLILKRGDDGEGGSGQVDCKAEHILLWMSDDEIYANCHKMLGEDGQVIGPSQESAAEAGALDKAVLGEMETEVKSLIQRALRQLEECMGTVPPAPLLHTVHVLSAYASIEPLTGVFKDPRVLDLLMHMLSSPDYQIRWSAGRMIQALSSHDAGTRTQILLSLSQQEAIEKHLDFDSRCALLALFAQATLSEHPMSFEGIQLPQVPGRLLFSLVKRYLHVTSLLDQLNDSAGEPGAQNNSAPEELSVERGRLELEFSMTMGTLISELVQAMRWDWASTRPGSSARSPCSIFQPQPADSSPRLPPSQPQRSFKRSRRFRPRTEFASGNTYALYVRDMLQPGMRVRMLDDYEEISRGDEGEFRQSNSGVPPVQVLWESTGRTYWVHWHMLEILGFEEDIEDAVEADEYQGAVVSGALGRALPSWRWKPMTELYAVPYVLPEDEDTEESEHLTQAEWWELLFFIKKLDGPDRQGVLQLLQENLDGEHILDEEILAELTVPIELVQDLLLTLPQQLDDSALRDLLNCHVYRKYGPEALAGQPAHPTLLEAQQDVLLPRAQGQPQESEDAARVEAKEPPSQSPSAALKSLVEGLGPAGKLLVDLEQALGSGSEGPLESQVKSCLLQLQRQPQPFLELMQSLDTPATNKTLHLTVLRILMKLVDFPEALLLPWHEAMDACMACLRSPNTDREVLQELIFFLHRLTSVSRDYAVVLNQLGARDAISKALEKHLGKLELAQELRDMVFKCEKHAHLYRKLTTNILGGCIQMVLGQIEDHRRTHRPINIPFFDVLLRYLCQGSSVEVKEDKCWQKVEVSSNPHRACRLTDRNPKTYWESKGSAGCHSITLHMRQGVHIRQLTLLVAGEDSSYMPARVVVCGGDSTSSLNTELNSVNVMPCASRVTLLENLTRFWPIIQIRIKRCQQGGIDTRIRGLEVLGPKPTFWPVFREQLCRHTRLFYMVRAQAWSQDIAEDRRSLLHLSSRLNGALRQEQNFADRFLPDDEAAQALGKTCWEALVSPLVQNITCPDEDGTSPLGWLLDQYLECREAAQNPQSRAAAFSSRVRRLTHLLVHVEPCEAAPPVVATPQPNGRTRSHDWRSLSIRGLPSSIMRNLTRCWQAVVEEQVNNFLTSSWRDDDFVPRYCEQFYNLQKSSSELFGPRAAFLQALQNGCAGALLKLPFLRAAHVSEQFARHIDQRIQGSRIGGARGMEMLAQLQRCLETVLNFSGLEIATTFEHYYQHYMADRLLSLGSSWLEGAVLEQIGLCFPNRLPQLMLQSLSTSEELQRQFHVYQLQQLDQELLKLEDTEKKIQVDHEASGKEHKSEKEEDAGATAAMAMAEGEEEEENEDLYYEGAMPEVSVLVLSPRYWPVASICHTLNPRTCLPSYLRGTLNRYSKFYNKSQSHPAVTQDLQKGLQWTWLGRAELQFGDQTLHVSTVQMWLLLYLNDLKVLSVESLRELSGLPLDMLNQAIGPLTSSRGPLDLQEQKDVPGGVLKIRDCSEEPRPRRGNVWLVPPQTYLKAEGEEGRNLEKRRNLLNCLVVRILKAHGDEGLHIDQLVCLVLEAWQKGPCPPRGLVSSLGMGAACCSTDVLSCILHLLGKGTLRRHNDRPQMLSYAVPVTVMEPHTESLNPGSSGPNPPLTFHTLQIRSRGVPYASCTGTQSFSTFR